The Rheinheimera mangrovi genome contains the following window.
AATCACCCGTACGTCGACTTTGACTTCGTTTTCATCGCCGACACGGCGGAAACTGCCATCCTGCAAAAAGCGAATCAGCTTAGTTTGCAGCTCACGCGACATCTCGCCTACTTCATCGAGAAACACAGTGCCTTTATTGGCCTGCTCAAAAATGCCTTTTTTCGCTTCGCTGGCACCAGGGAATGCATTGGGGCCATGACCAAAAAGCTCAGACTCAGCTACTAAATCAGGCATTGCAGCAACGTTGACTGCCAAAAAAGGTTTGCCTGTTCTGCTGCTGGCCGCATGACAAGCACGGGCCAGTACTTCTTTACCCGTGCCGGTTTCGCCCATAATCAAAATAGGAGCATCCAGCTGGGCCATTTTTTTGGCTTCACGCACCACTTTGCGCATTAAATTGCTGTGGGCATGTAAGTTGTTAAAACTCTCCTGATCGCCTTTTTTAAACACCACCATCTGCTCGCCTAAACGACTTTCAGATTTCAGGTTCAGTACGGCACCAGCCAGAATATCTTTGCCAGAATCATCCGGCACAACCACAGGCAATAGATCTGCAATAAAACGTTTGTTCTGAATTTCTACCCGGCGGGTTTGGGCCAGTACATCATCACTTTCCAGCCAGCGGCTTAAGTTAAAACCTTTGACCATAGCGGTCAGCGACTGTCCTTCAATGGCATTGCGTTCCATAGACAAGGCTTCAAGCGCTGCTTCATTAATAATGGTGACGTTAGCACGGGTGTCTATCGCAATAATGCCGTCAGGCAAAGTGCGTAATAAAGTGCTTAGTTCGTTGTGTTCCCGCTCAGATGGCATAAAAGCAGTGGTTTTGACATCGTCAACACCAGGAATACGGCGGATTTTTGCCATCAGCTCCTGAAATTTTTCAAACTCGACGGTCGGGAAGGATACAAAAATCCTGCCTTGCGCCGGATCCACTTCGATACCACGTAAATCCAGCTGATAACTGACCAGGATATTTAACACTTCCTGGGTAATACCCAGTCGGTCCTGGCAATGAATTTCTAACCTCATGATACAAAACCACCTCAAGCCTGTGCTTAGCATTAATCATACGGTAAAGAGGCTCGGGCAGACCAGTATTATTTGTAAAGAAATATGCACAACCCTTTGCACTATTTGCAAGGCATGGGTAGTTACCAATGGCAGGGATCGAACCTTTAGGGATCTGTGTTACGGATAAGACGGGATGGGACAAGCCCATCCCCTCCAACAGCGGGTATTAAGAAACTAACAAAGCGTCAGTTTTAGCAGCGCAGATAAAATCGTTTTTATGCAGGCCTTTAATCGAATGCGACCACCAGGTTACTGTCAGCTTGCCCCATTCCAGCAACAAGGCTGGGTGGTGGCCTTCATCTTCAGCCAACTGCGCCACTTTCTGATGAAAAGCCCATGCCAGCTTAAAGTTCTTAAATTTGAACTCACGCTCCAGTTGTAAAATGCCATCGCGGGCCACTGGGGTCCAGTCCGGGATCTGGTGCATCAACTGGGCTAATTCTTCATCCGATACCTTAGGTGCATCAGCACGGCAGGCTTCACATTTCGCTTGTTTTAATTCAGACATTAGAGTGTTCTCTGTTATAGGCTAGGCTTAGCCTGCCTTTTTTTCTTTAGGCGGAAATTTAGCAGCATGTAAACCCAAGGTTTTGGCTTGTTGTACCATAGCCATCAAATCCAATTGGGATACATCAAATAAATCGTTAATCGAATTAATCATAAAATACACCGGCTGCATAATGTCGATACGGTAAGGCGTACGCAGCACGTCAACCACATCAAAAGCTTTACGCTCTGGCACGTCAGAGCCGATAGCGTATTGTGTTTCACCAGGTGAGGACAAAATACCGCCGCCATAAATGCGCAAGCCATCTTTACTGTTTAATAAACCAAATTCGATGGTAAACCAGTACAAACGAGCCAGGTATACACGGTCTTCCTTGCTGGCCGCTAAGCCCAGTTTGCCGTAAGTGTGGGTAAACTCAGCAAAAGCCGGATGAGTCAGCATGGCGCAATGACCAAATATTTCATGGAATACATCAGGTTCCTGCAGGTAATCAAACTCTTCCCTGCTGCGGATAAAAGTAGCGACTGGAAACTCTTTATTGGCCAATAGCTGAAAAAAGCGGTCAAAACTAATAAGTGCTGGTACTTCCGTGACTTTCCAGCCCGTGCCTGGCTCTAACACCGCATTAATTTCTGCCAGCTGTGGAATACGGTCCAGTGGCAAATTGAGCTTTTTCAATCCATCCAGATATTCATCACAGGCCTTACCTTCAATGCAGGACAACTGACGCTGCATTAACTCAGACCAAATTTTATTTTCGTCGGCCGACCAGTGAATAAAACCATCTTCATCCGACTGGTGCGATACGTATTTACTTGATTTGCTCATAGAACCCTGTTGTCTTTCTATTTATAGTGGTTTTATCAACCTTTTAGTTGCGGCCGATACTAGAGGATTGGACAACAGCTGTTAACCCATGGTTGAGTTGACGTGAACGTCAACTCTGTTGTTTTTGTAAAGCTATGGTTACAACAAAGCCTTAGCTATGCTGACGTTGCTGCATCAGAGTCAGTGCCTGCGTCAGATCCGCAATAATATCTTCAACATGCTCAAGCCCAACAGAAATGCGGATTAAGCCATCGCTGATACCTGCCATCTGTCGCTCTTCGGCGCTATAGGGACTATGAGTCATAGAAGCAGGATGCTGAATAAGCGACTCGGCATCGCCAAGGCTGACCGCAAGACTGAACAATTTGCATTGATTAATAAAATAACGACCATCATCCAGACTACCGTTGAGCTCAAAGGCCACTACCCCACCGGCAGCTTTCATTTGTTTGCCGATAAATTTATAACCCGGATGAGACTTTAACCCCGGGTAATAGACCTGGCCTATCGCCGGGTGAGCTTCAAGGAATTCCGCTACTTTTTGCGCATTCTGGCAATGCCGCTCCATCCGCACCGACAAGGTTTTTAAACCACGGATAATTAGCCAGGCATCATGGGGGCTGATGGTTGCGCCCATATCTTTTAGGGTAGTCAGTTTAATTTGAGTAATGCGCTCAGTGCTGCCGACAATAATACCTGCCACCACATCACCATGGCCGTTCAGGTACTTGGTTGCGCTATGCAAAATAAGGTCTACGCCGTAATCAGCCGGCTTTTGCAGTAAAGGCGTCAGGAAGGTGTTGTCGATCACAGAAATCAATTGGTGCTGTTTGGCAAACTGGCCAATAAAATCTAAATCCAGCACAGTCAAAGTCGGGTTAATGGGTGTTTCTGCAAAAAGCATTTTGGTATTAGGTTTAAGCGCTTGTTTGATGGCGTTGTGGTCCGTCATATCCACAAAACTGACCTCTATGCCATAGCGGGAAAACTGATGATTAAACAGCGCAAAACTACAACCATAAATGGCTTTGCTGGCAATCAGATGATCGCCTTGTTGCAAAAAGGCCATAGTAGCGGCTGCTACAGCGCCCATACCAGTGGCCGTTGCAGCGGCATCTTCCATGCCTTCCAAAGCTGCAACTTTCAGCTCCAGCTCTCTTGTGGTCGGATTCCCCAAACGAGTGTAAATATAACCTGGCTCTTCACCGGCAAAACGGGCAGCACCTTGTTCGGCGCTGTCAAAGACAAAAGTGGAGGTCTGATACAAAGGGGTGGCCAAAGCGCCATGGGGGTTTAACCCGGTTTTTCCGGCATGGATACATACCGTATCAGGATGACTGTACTGCTTACTCATAAAAAAACACCTGTTGTGACTATTGTTTTATTTTTTATGAGTTTTTTATACCGAGCAGGTCAGGCAGCGACAAGGCATATAGACATCTGACGGTCTGAAGCAGCACCGTCAGTTTGAGTAGAAACAACAGGAGATGTAGCGTTAAGTTGACAAAGGAGCTGCCTTACCGAGCAAACGCCGCACTAAGGCTTTGCTTAAATCCAGCAAACTTAGTTTCTGGCTTTTCGCCAATGGCAAAGGACGTAGCAATTGCTGTGCAGCTAAACCTAAACGCGCCACCAGCATACCTGCAATTAAGCCCTGCCCTGCCCGCATCGATAATTTGCTGGTCAGTTCAGCCCCCAGCACATCTGAGCCTAGATCAAGCGCCAGCTCCGAACTGCCTGCCCATAACAAAGCAGCGAATAAGTGTTTAATCAGGATCAAACTGCGCAACTGCCCCAAAGAAGCACCATAACTTTCAGCCATTTGACGCAACAATATACTGGTGCGCCACATCACCAGCAGCATATCAGCCAGCGCAAAAGGACTGACGGCAACAGCCATGGCGGCGTCGGCCGAGGCCTGATGAATTTGCTGACGCACTTTTGCATCGGCTTTACTCAATACTTTAAGTTCAAACAAATCCAGCAGTTCCTGATCACTGTGTTCTGCTTGTTTTTGCGCTTTCCAGTCTGCCACATCTTGCTTTGTTGATTCAGGTAATACGGCGGCGATGTCCAGACAGAGCTGTTCGGCTTCACCGTACTGAATACTGGCATGAATACGTTGATGGGCCTGCTGCCAGGTCCTGGTTTTGGCTAAACGTCGCCATAAGCGCCATTCCCGCGCGAGCAACAAGCTGCCTAAAGTTAATAAAGCGGCACAAAACAAGGCTTCCAGCACAGTACTGATACCTGGCGCTATAAAAGCCTGCTGGATGGTAGTCACAGCGCTGTACAAAGCCACAGCCACTAACAGCGCAACACTACTGATCCCGGCCCACATTAGCGCCGACACCGGCTTAGGTTTTGCTGGTTCTGGTTCGAGCTGTGGTTCAGCCACAAAATCTGCCTGCGCAAATTGTTGAGCTTTCGTCATAGGCAGTTCTGAAACCGTATCAGAGCCAATAAAATCGGCCTCTTTAAAGCTTTTGGCTTGTTTTAAATCTGTCATGTCAGTTTATCTCCTAACAGGTACTCCAGCAGATGATCCAGACGGATATGCCCCAGTACGTGCTGTTTAGGCCATGGCAAAGGCGCAAGGGACTGAA
Protein-coding sequences here:
- a CDS encoding 4a-hydroxytetrahydrobiopterin dehydratase, producing the protein MSELKQAKCEACRADAPKVSDEELAQLMHQIPDWTPVARDGILQLEREFKFKNFKLAWAFHQKVAQLAEDEGHHPALLLEWGKLTVTWWSHSIKGLHKNDFICAAKTDALLVS
- the tyrR gene encoding transcriptional regulator TyrR — protein: MRLEIHCQDRLGITQEVLNILVSYQLDLRGIEVDPAQGRIFVSFPTVEFEKFQELMAKIRRIPGVDDVKTTAFMPSEREHNELSTLLRTLPDGIIAIDTRANVTIINEAALEALSMERNAIEGQSLTAMVKGFNLSRWLESDDVLAQTRRVEIQNKRFIADLLPVVVPDDSGKDILAGAVLNLKSESRLGEQMVVFKKGDQESFNNLHAHSNLMRKVVREAKKMAQLDAPILIMGETGTGKEVLARACHAASSRTGKPFLAVNVAAMPDLVAESELFGHGPNAFPGASEAKKGIFEQANKGTVFLDEVGEMSRELQTKLIRFLQDGSFRRVGDENEVKVDVRVICTTQKDLPAMVQEGKFREDLFYRLNVLTLNLPPLRERKQDVVPLAEFFIARFAARLGRKAPKMTDSCAHFLQHYPWPGNVRQLENALYRAVTLLEGYELDKEHMQLPSYTSDFGYLEKDFDGTLDEAVRNFEADLLRKLYPAYPSSRQLAKKLGLSHTAVANKLREYGINRKSVKI
- the megL gene encoding methionine gamma-lyase, translated to MSKQYSHPDTVCIHAGKTGLNPHGALATPLYQTSTFVFDSAEQGAARFAGEEPGYIYTRLGNPTTRELELKVAALEGMEDAAATATGMGAVAAATMAFLQQGDHLIASKAIYGCSFALFNHQFSRYGIEVSFVDMTDHNAIKQALKPNTKMLFAETPINPTLTVLDLDFIGQFAKQHQLISVIDNTFLTPLLQKPADYGVDLILHSATKYLNGHGDVVAGIIVGSTERITQIKLTTLKDMGATISPHDAWLIIRGLKTLSVRMERHCQNAQKVAEFLEAHPAIGQVYYPGLKSHPGYKFIGKQMKAAGGVVAFELNGSLDDGRYFINQCKLFSLAVSLGDAESLIQHPASMTHSPYSAEERQMAGISDGLIRISVGLEHVEDIIADLTQALTLMQQRQHS
- the phhA gene encoding phenylalanine 4-monooxygenase → MSKSSKYVSHQSDEDGFIHWSADENKIWSELMQRQLSCIEGKACDEYLDGLKKLNLPLDRIPQLAEINAVLEPGTGWKVTEVPALISFDRFFQLLANKEFPVATFIRSREEFDYLQEPDVFHEIFGHCAMLTHPAFAEFTHTYGKLGLAASKEDRVYLARLYWFTIEFGLLNSKDGLRIYGGGILSSPGETQYAIGSDVPERKAFDVVDVLRTPYRIDIMQPVYFMINSINDLFDVSQLDLMAMVQQAKTLGLHAAKFPPKEKKAG
- a CDS encoding TIGR01620 family protein, giving the protein MTDLKQAKSFKEADFIGSDTVSELPMTKAQQFAQADFVAEPQLEPEPAKPKPVSALMWAGISSVALLVAVALYSAVTTIQQAFIAPGISTVLEALFCAALLTLGSLLLAREWRLWRRLAKTRTWQQAHQRIHASIQYGEAEQLCLDIAAVLPESTKQDVADWKAQKQAEHSDQELLDLFELKVLSKADAKVRQQIHQASADAAMAVAVSPFALADMLLVMWRTSILLRQMAESYGASLGQLRSLILIKHLFAALLWAGSSELALDLGSDVLGAELTSKLSMRAGQGLIAGMLVARLGLAAQQLLRPLPLAKSQKLSLLDLSKALVRRLLGKAAPLST